One window from the genome of Nitrospirae bacterium YQR-1 encodes:
- a CDS encoding sigma-54 dependent transcriptional regulator produces the protein MKEVETKVGFYKLIGKSREMQRLYAIIEKVASSDSTILIMGESGTGKELVAKAIHFLSSRGENPFVPVNCGAIPKELLESELFGHEKGAFTGAVCARKGRFELAESGTIFLDEIGELHPSLQVKLLRVLQEKEYERVGGIKTVKGDVRILAATNKNLEEATKRGEFREDLFYRLNVIPINIAPLRDRKEDIQILRDHFIKIYSDKRAIEPIVIRDDAMEILMKYNWPGNVRELETLIERFTILAENGIVNIEDLPERFLTPARSPVTSSGDLSQLPPEGIDLNSFLDDIETNIIMQALERSAGVKSKAAALLGLNRTTFIEKLKKKGIDTRSGDSHVQ, from the coding sequence ATGAAGGAAGTGGAGACAAAAGTCGGGTTTTATAAACTAATAGGCAAATCCCGTGAGATGCAGCGTCTCTATGCGATAATAGAGAAGGTGGCCTCCTCAGACAGCACTATTTTGATAATGGGAGAGAGTGGTACGGGTAAGGAATTGGTGGCAAAGGCGATTCATTTTTTAAGCTCAAGAGGAGAAAACCCTTTTGTTCCGGTAAATTGTGGTGCAATTCCTAAAGAGCTACTTGAATCTGAACTCTTTGGCCACGAGAAAGGAGCCTTCACCGGAGCAGTTTGTGCCCGCAAAGGGCGGTTTGAGCTTGCTGAGTCAGGTACGATTTTTCTGGATGAAATCGGAGAGCTGCACCCATCCCTGCAGGTTAAGCTTCTCAGGGTTCTGCAGGAAAAGGAATATGAAAGGGTAGGGGGTATTAAAACCGTCAAAGGGGATGTGCGGATACTTGCCGCCACAAATAAAAACCTTGAGGAAGCAACAAAGCGTGGTGAATTCAGAGAGGACCTCTTCTACAGATTAAACGTTATCCCGATTAATATAGCGCCTCTGAGGGACAGAAAAGAAGACATCCAGATTTTGAGAGACCACTTTATAAAAATATACTCCGACAAGAGAGCAATTGAGCCCATAGTAATCAGAGATGATGCTATGGAGATTTTAATGAAGTACAACTGGCCGGGGAATGTCAGAGAACTGGAAACTCTTATCGAACGTTTTACCATACTTGCAGAAAACGGGATTGTTAATATTGAGGATTTACCGGAGAGGTTTTTAACTCCAGCACGCAGCCCTGTCACCTCATCAGGCGATCTATCACAACTTCCGCCCGAGGGGATAGATTTGAATTCTTTTCTTGATGACATAGAAACCAATATAATCATGCAGGCGCTGGAGCGCTCTGCGGGAGTAAAGAGTAAGGCGGCGGCGTTACTTGGTTTGAACAGGACCACCTTTATAGAGAAATTAAAAAAGAAGGGAATAGACACCAGATCAGGTGATTCCCATGTGCAGTAG